A region from the Aegilops tauschii subsp. strangulata cultivar AL8/78 chromosome 5, Aet v6.0, whole genome shotgun sequence genome encodes:
- the LOC120964719 gene encoding uncharacterized protein has protein sequence MGPGAVKFWFEVRKHLNDSEKSLGGVCCRMDLDARRRGAGAGVLFVAPTGEHLKYVIQMHFPWEMSTNNTAEYEGLLAGLRIAADLGVRKLIVRGDSQLVVRQINKDYQSPLMEAYMDEVRELEERFDGIQE, from the exons ATGGGCCCTGGAGCTGtcaagttttggtttgaagttcGAAAGCACCTCAACGATTCAGAgaagagtcttggcggagtttgttgcagaatggacctcgacgcccgACGAAGAG gcgccggtgctggcgTACTGTTTGttgcgcccaccggagagcacctcaagtatgtcaTCCAAATGCACTTTCCTTGGGAGATGTCAACTAACAACACCGCCGAGTACGAGGgtttgcttgccggtctcaggatcgcggcagacctcggggtcaGAAAGCTCATCGttaggggtgattcgcagctcgtcgtcaGGCAGATCAACAAAGACTACCAAAGTCCGTTGATGGAGGCTTACATGGATGAAGTGAGGGaattggaggagcgctttgacggtatccaagaaTAG